In the Oscarella lobularis chromosome 14, ooOscLobu1.1, whole genome shotgun sequence genome, one interval contains:
- the LOC136195738 gene encoding 26S proteasome non-ATPase regulatory subunit 1-like, translating to MTLTSSAGFLALLDEKEAELKRFALLSLNAVVDQFWPEIADSLTKIEELCEDGCFEYNQLSSLVVSKVYYHLGGFDDSISFALGAGSLFDVTSRSEYVEVIISKCIDQYTKLRVQQFSHPDDPVFIDERLESIVKRMLERCFTDRQYKQAIGIALETRDLNVFERAIRESDDTSSMLDYGLKMCLSLVHNRELRSDVLERLVDVYLTLDEPDYINVCQCYVFLSNSEAVAELLLILIKREPHNWLVAYQVAFDMYESATQDFLQGVKLHMMPSMAEGDTAKEPKNSDDAMEIDNDPLQQRLGRLVAILGGETTIDLTLEFLIRNNHSDLAILKNTRDATRNSVCHTAIVIANGYMCCGTTIDSFLRDNLEWLGKATNWARFSAIASLGLIHKGHEKESLSIMSTYLPKESGSPSIYSDGGALFALGLIHANHGGKISEYLLNQLKGASNEAVRHGGCLGLGLAAMGTAEPEIYDQLRMNLYMDDAVTGEAAGLAMGLVMVGSSDPRAIDEMVKYCKETQHEKILRGLAVGIALIMLGQLEKADALIETLSTDKDPLLRRSGMFTIAMAYCGSGDNNALRKLLHVAVSDVDNDVRRSAVMSVGFVLFHSPEQCPPVVSLLAESYNPHVRCGAAMALGIACAGTGLKEALNVLEPMVNDPANFVRQAVFIASAMILMQQTEAANSKVKTFRELYTKSISDKHEDTMAKFGAILSQGIIDAGGRNVTISLQSSSGHVHLMSVVGTLVFTQFWYWFPFSHFLSLAFRPTAIIGLNSDLKMPKIEFRSNARPSLYAYPEPLQAPKEKEREKVATAVLSITAKAKAKAKKAEEARGSTSSTSMETDQQPEPGKAPESTSEEKAKEEVEQKQPEPSFQMLQNPSRVVPSQLRVLTVAENSRYEPIKAVTVGGILMLIDTKSEQPEELVEPLKVPTVAKVDDEGPEPEPPEPFEYIED from the exons ATGACGCTGACATCATCAG CTGGATTTTTGGCGTTGcttgacgaaaaagaagccgaGCTGAAA CGCTTTGCTTTACTCAGTCTCAACGCCGTAGTGGATCAATTTTGGCCAGAAATCGCCGATTCCTTAACAAAAAT TGAGGAATTATGTGAAGACGGTTGCTTCGAGTACAATCAACTGTCGTCTCTGGTCGTCTCCAAG GTTTACTATCATCTCGGCGGATTTGACGATTCCATTTCGTTCGCTTTGGGTGCTGGCagtctttttgacgtcacttctcGCTCTGAATACGTCGAAGTCATTATCT CCAAATGCATCGATCAATACACGAAACTTCGAGTTCAACAATTCAGCCATCCCGATGACCCCGTTTTTATTGACGAACGCTTGGAATCGATAGTCAAGCGAATGTTGGAACGATGCTTCACCGATCGCCAATACAAACAAGCCATCGGAATTGCTCTCGAAACGCGAGACTTgaacgtctttgaaagagctATACGAGAATCG GACGACACGTCAAGTATGTTGGACTACGGTTTGAAAATGTGCCTCTCTTTGGTGCACAATCGCGAGCTTCGCAGCGACGTGCTGGAGCGGCTAGTCGATGTCTATTTGACTCTAGACGAACCGGATTACATCAACGTGTGCCAG TGCTACGTTTTCTTGTCGAATTCGGAGGCAGTCGCCGAGCTTCTGCTTATTTTAATCAAAAGAGAGCCG CACAATTGGCTTGTAGCCTATCAGGTTGCGTTCGACATGTATGAAAGTGCGACGCAGGATTTTCTACAGGGAGTGAAACTTCACATGATGCCTTCGATGGCGGAAGGAGACACTGCAAAGGAACCAAa AAATAGCGATGACGCAATGGAGATAGATAAC gATCCTCTTCAGCAGCGACTTGGCAGACTCGTTGCCATATTAGGCGGAGAGACGACCATCGATCTCACGCTGGAATTTCTCATTCGAAATAACCACAGCGATCTCGCTATATTGAAGAACACGcgagacgcgacgcgaaaTTCCGTCTGTCACACGGCGATCGTCATTGCAAACGGATACATGTGCTGTGGAACGACAATCGATTCTTTTCTGAG AGATAATCTTGAGTGGCTTGGAAAGGCGACCAACTGGGCTCGTTTTTCCGCTATAGCCAGCCTCGGTTTGATACACAAA gGGCACGAGAAAGAGTCTCTTAGTATTATGTCTACGTATCTTCCCAAGGAATCCGGCTCGCCTAGTATTTATTCCGATGGTGGAGCTCTCTTTGCTCTAG GCCTCATACACGCAAATCACGGTGGGAAAATATCGGAATATCTTCTCAATCAGCTGAAGGGCGCGTCGAACG AGGCTGTTCGTCATGGAGGCTGTCTGGGATTAGGACTTGCAGCAATGGGAACGGCAGAACCAG AAATTTATGACCAGCTGAGAATGAATTTATATATGGACGATGCTGTGACCG GGGAGGCGGCCGGATTGGCCATGGGTCTAGTGATGGTGGGTTCCAGTGATCCGCGCGCTATCGACGAAATGGTGAAGTACTGCAAGGAAACGCAGCACGAAAAGATACTGCGTGGGCTGGCTGTCGGAATAGCGCTG aTTATGCTGGGACAGTTGGAAAAGGCTGATGCTCTCATTGAAACATTGTCTACAGACAAG GATCCACTCCTCCGTCGTTCGGGCATGTTCACTATAGCCATGGCCTACTGCGGTTCGGGAGATAACAACGCCTTGAGAAAACTGCTTCACGTAGCC GTAAGCGACGTGGATAACGATGTGAGAAGATCGGCGGTGATGTCGGTCGGCTTCGTGCTTTTCCACTCGCCGGAGCAGTGTCCGcccgtcgtttcgctgcTCGCCGAGAGCTATAATCCACACGTGAGATGCGGTGCCGCTATGGCTTTGGGCATAGCGTGTGCCGGCACGGGTCTCAAGGAGGCTCTGAACGTTCTCGAGCCGATGGTCAATGATCCGGCCAATTTTGTGCGACAG GCTGTTTTTATTGCTTCTGCTATGATTCTCATGCAGCAGACCGAAGCGGCTAATTCAAAG GTGAAGACTTTTCGCGAGCTATACACAAAGTCAATCAGCGACAAGCACGAGGACACCATGGCTAAATTCGGTGCAATTTTGTCTCAGGGAATCATAGACGCCG GTGGCCGCAATGTGACTATCTCCCTACAGTCTTCCAGCGGTCACGTTCATCTAATGTCCGTTGTTGGGACGTTGGTTTTTACGCAGTTTTGGTACTGGTTTCCCTTTTCTCATTTCCTGTCGCTCGCCTTTCGACCGACGGCGATTATTGGGCTCAATTCGGACCTAAAG ATGCcgaaaattgaatttcgaTCCAATGCAAGACCGTCTCTGTACGCTTACCCCGAGCCACTGCAAGCTCCCAAGGAGAAGGAACGAGAGAAG GTTGCCACGGCCGTTTTGTCTATTacagcgaaagcgaaagcgaaagcaaagaaagctgaagaagCCAGGGGATCTACGTCATCAACTTCAATGGAAACT GACCAGCAGCCAGAGCCGGGCAAGGCTCCGGAATCCACCAGTGAGGAAAAGGCTAAGGAAGAGGTGGAACAGAAACAGCCTGAGCCATCTTTCCAAATGCTCC